Proteins found in one Paenibacillus wynnii genomic segment:
- a CDS encoding extracellular solute-binding protein: MRKVLIAGLVLCLSAFTVAGCSGGGNTKENEAGGGNTPKEGKVKLTAIMTKHPLTQEFSKMKWLQDAEDRAGVEIEWQEVTADWDQKKGTLLASGDIPDLIIGPNSITDADFAQFQGLFQDLTGLIKDNAPNVQVMFDAKPETKVIATQTDGKIYGLPKYQRFWPETTTRQFINQKWLDNLGLEMPTNWDELYDVLKAFKEKDANGNGDPNDEIPMDFAPTGTVALGAFMPTVLLGSTGITLTDNSGLGYFLEDGVVKNFFTDERYKTLVTFLNKCYSAGLINPEVFTQDYTKFQSVARGNGENAAVGFTWGWEVTDRLGNTLSPQYTSMSPLKVSASSSETLSWDYDFNALNYGMNMVQMSASSKNKEAAMKFINELYDPEVSMQVLFGSIGTNISDNGDGSFTILPPADAAMDPGTWKWTSSWADNGPMYIADSLKLTLGTDMQSVGKQTEPLQGALSAIDKENDVLPSMFLKYSTADNSMMGLNNTNLMSLSLAKWSQWITNGGIDSEWDEYVKNVGKTGLTQNLEIMQKYYDEYKAKQ; this comes from the coding sequence ATGAGAAAAGTTCTAATCGCGGGTCTTGTGCTTTGTCTAAGTGCATTTACAGTAGCAGGCTGCAGTGGCGGCGGGAATACTAAAGAAAATGAAGCTGGCGGGGGAAATACACCTAAGGAAGGCAAGGTGAAGTTAACGGCAATCATGACCAAACATCCTCTAACTCAAGAATTCTCAAAAATGAAATGGCTGCAGGATGCCGAGGATCGTGCCGGCGTTGAGATTGAATGGCAGGAGGTCACTGCCGACTGGGACCAGAAGAAGGGTACATTGCTTGCGAGCGGTGATATTCCGGATCTGATCATCGGACCTAACTCGATTACGGATGCTGACTTTGCTCAATTTCAGGGATTATTTCAGGATCTAACCGGACTAATAAAGGATAATGCACCCAATGTTCAGGTGATGTTCGATGCAAAGCCGGAGACCAAAGTTATTGCTACACAAACGGACGGCAAAATTTACGGTCTGCCTAAATATCAAAGATTCTGGCCTGAAACCACTACAAGACAATTCATTAATCAGAAATGGCTGGATAATCTAGGTCTGGAAATGCCGACGAATTGGGATGAATTATATGACGTTTTGAAAGCGTTTAAAGAAAAAGATGCGAACGGAAACGGCGATCCGAACGATGAGATTCCAATGGATTTTGCGCCTACCGGAACAGTAGCTCTAGGTGCATTTATGCCTACTGTATTGTTAGGTAGCACGGGTATTACATTAACGGATAACAGCGGACTGGGATATTTCCTGGAAGATGGAGTAGTGAAAAACTTCTTCACCGATGAACGATATAAAACGCTGGTGACCTTCTTGAATAAATGCTACAGCGCCGGACTTATTAACCCTGAAGTATTTACTCAGGACTACACTAAATTCCAATCGGTAGCTCGGGGTAACGGTGAGAATGCCGCTGTTGGGTTTACATGGGGCTGGGAAGTGACGGACCGCTTGGGGAACACTCTTAGTCCGCAATATACATCGATGTCACCTTTAAAAGTCTCGGCAAGTTCGTCAGAAACCTTATCATGGGATTATGACTTTAACGCTCTGAATTACGGTATGAACATGGTGCAGATGTCAGCATCCTCCAAGAATAAGGAAGCCGCCATGAAATTTATTAATGAGTTGTATGATCCTGAAGTAAGTATGCAGGTGCTGTTCGGTTCGATAGGTACGAATATCTCTGATAATGGGGACGGCTCCTTCACGATACTTCCGCCTGCTGATGCCGCAATGGATCCTGGTACATGGAAATGGACCTCTTCATGGGCGGATAACGGTCCTATGTATATTGCAGACTCTTTAAAGCTTACTTTGGGAACCGACATGCAGTCCGTAGGCAAACAAACGGAACCGCTGCAAGGCGCTTTGAGTGCTATTGATAAGGAAAATGATGTATTGCCAAGCATGTTCCTTAAATACAGTACCGCTGACAACAGTATGATGGGCCTGAATAATACGAATCTGATGTCCCTGTCCCTAGCCAAATGGTCGCAATGGATCACAAATGGCGGAATTGATTCCGAGTGGGATGAGTATGTGAAAAACGTTGGAAAAACCGGGTTGACGCAAAACTTAGAAATCATGCAAAAATACTACGACGAATATAAAGCTAAACAGTAA
- a CDS encoding ABC transporter permease subunit produces MISQTKKINKNTIQLKTVKKETVLGTLKRDYQLWIMIVPAIIVIVIFNYIPMYGIQLAFRDYDFTKGLTGGEWRGLFYFKQFFDSYLFADLMKNTIFISLATIILGFPAPIILALLLNQVKWKRAKKTLQTTVYLPHFISIVVMVGLLNVLLSPNTGIIGYILTAAGFGDVNLLGSTKTFVGVYVLSDIWQHCGWNSIIYLAALSTVDPQLYDSSKIDGANRWQTIRHVDIPALIPTIVILFVLGMGNVLGTGFEKVFLMQNALNLPVSEVISTYVYKIGIISNQFSYSAAIGLFNTVINFVFLYVVNALSRKYSDISLW; encoded by the coding sequence ATGATTTCACAAACCAAAAAAATCAACAAGAACACCATCCAGCTAAAAACAGTGAAAAAAGAAACGGTGTTGGGTACACTCAAACGAGATTACCAATTATGGATCATGATTGTACCTGCAATTATTGTTATTGTTATCTTCAATTATATCCCGATGTACGGGATTCAATTAGCTTTCCGTGATTATGATTTCACGAAGGGGCTGACAGGCGGGGAGTGGCGAGGACTTTTTTATTTTAAGCAATTTTTTGACAGCTACCTGTTTGCAGATCTCATGAAAAACACCATTTTTATTAGTTTAGCAACCATTATCTTGGGTTTTCCTGCACCTATCATTCTGGCTCTTCTTCTGAATCAGGTGAAGTGGAAAAGAGCGAAAAAAACACTACAGACCACCGTATATTTACCGCATTTTATCTCCATTGTTGTAATGGTCGGGTTGTTAAATGTCCTGCTATCTCCGAATACGGGGATTATCGGTTATATTCTGACTGCTGCGGGCTTTGGGGACGTGAACCTGCTGGGTTCTACAAAGACCTTTGTAGGTGTATATGTCCTGTCAGATATATGGCAGCATTGCGGCTGGAACAGCATTATCTATCTGGCGGCCTTGTCTACCGTAGATCCACAATTATATGATTCCTCCAAAATTGATGGGGCGAATCGGTGGCAGACCATTAGGCATGTGGACATTCCTGCCCTTATACCAACCATTGTGATTTTGTTCGTGCTGGGCATGGGCAACGTACTCGGTACAGGCTTTGAGAAAGTATTCCTGATGCAAAACGCCTTGAACCTTCCTGTATCTGAGGTAATTTCAACCTATGTATACAAAATCGGAATCATCAGTAACCAATTCAGTTATTCTGCAGCGATTGGTCTGTTCAATACAGTGATTAATTTTGTTTTCCTGTATGTGGTGAATGCTCTTTCCAGAAAGTACTCAGATATTAGCCTGTGGTAG
- a CDS encoding carbohydrate ABC transporter permease: MVLLSKKSLGDLCFDLAVIVLCTFVFLIVAYPLYFVIIASISDSTLVSTGQVTLFPKNISFFGYKEIFHDARIWTGYKNTVVYTFVGTAVNLLFTLPAAYVLSRPEFRARRFLMFVFVLTLFFNGGLIPTYLLMKGLHMTDTMWVFIFPFCVNVFNLIITRSFFEHSIPRELHEAASMDGCSHFKFFIKVALPLSKAVVSVIGLYYLVGHWNDFFTALVYIRSNDLQPLQIVLRDILLSNQVFSQGAGSGGAAGGYAQQYADQIKYAVIIVSTLPILIVYPFIQKYFEKGVMIGSVKG; encoded by the coding sequence ATGGTTTTATTGAGCAAAAAAAGTCTGGGCGACCTGTGCTTTGACCTTGCTGTTATTGTACTATGTACCTTCGTATTTTTAATCGTAGCCTATCCGCTATATTTCGTAATCATTGCCTCTATAAGTGACTCTACCCTAGTCTCCACCGGCCAAGTCACCTTGTTCCCTAAGAACATTAGTTTCTTCGGATACAAGGAAATCTTCCATGACGCCCGAATCTGGACCGGATATAAGAATACAGTCGTTTATACGTTTGTGGGTACTGCAGTTAACCTGTTATTTACATTACCGGCCGCATATGTTCTATCTAGACCCGAGTTCCGGGCCAGACGTTTTTTGATGTTTGTTTTTGTACTCACTTTATTTTTTAACGGTGGACTCATTCCAACCTATCTGTTGATGAAAGGTCTGCATATGACGGATACAATGTGGGTATTTATATTTCCGTTTTGTGTGAATGTGTTTAACCTGATTATTACGCGGTCTTTTTTTGAGCACTCGATTCCCAGGGAACTGCATGAGGCGGCCTCTATGGACGGGTGCAGTCATTTTAAGTTTTTCATAAAGGTTGCGCTGCCATTGTCAAAAGCGGTGGTCTCTGTTATCGGACTTTATTATCTGGTTGGCCACTGGAATGATTTTTTCACCGCGCTGGTATATATCCGTAGCAATGATCTACAACCTTTGCAAATTGTTCTGAGAGACATCCTTCTATCTAACCAGGTATTCTCGCAAGGTGCGGGCAGCGGCGGTGCAGCGGGTGGTTATGCTCAACAGTATGCAGACCAGATCAAATACGCGGTTATCATTGTATCCACTTTGCCTATCCTAATCGTGTACCCGTTTATTCAAAAGTATTTTGAAAAAGGGGTTATGATCGGTTCTGTTAAAGGGTAA
- a CDS encoding CPBP family intramembrane glutamic endopeptidase — MRINEVLQWLTVLIFLVFSFSIGYEYLDILFYWVLTILIIGNVRRLFYKPYENYLFVIRRSLYVIPFFLPLFKEAKLDFLNTASGSWVALGILLGISCILPKWKDWRIALSKDFIPFNTYQSSWKRVYIIIILCAVPFAEEYFFRYFIIETAPSSRIALNIFLSAFLFFLSHYGTKWSSSSFSIYDFLIQFVFGLLSALLFVFSHSLIPSILAHLIYNSPHVINNMLNILNNFKTHKSIKEP; from the coding sequence ATGAGAATTAATGAAGTGCTACAATGGCTCACTGTGCTAATTTTTTTGGTTTTCTCATTTTCGATAGGTTATGAATATTTGGATATTCTATTTTATTGGGTGCTTACTATATTAATTATTGGTAATGTCAGAAGATTATTCTATAAACCCTACGAGAATTATTTATTTGTAATTAGAAGATCACTTTATGTTATTCCGTTTTTCTTACCTCTATTTAAAGAAGCAAAACTTGATTTCCTGAATACTGCAAGTGGGTCGTGGGTGGCTTTGGGCATCCTACTGGGTATTTCATGCATTCTTCCGAAGTGGAAAGACTGGAGAATTGCTTTGTCCAAAGATTTTATCCCTTTCAACACTTATCAAAGTTCGTGGAAGAGAGTTTATATAATCATTATTTTATGTGCGGTTCCATTTGCTGAAGAATATTTTTTTAGATACTTCATCATTGAAACAGCTCCTTCATCAAGGATAGCACTCAATATATTTCTTAGTGCTTTCTTATTTTTTTTATCACACTATGGAACTAAATGGTCATCATCCAGTTTCAGCATATATGATTTTTTGATTCAATTTGTTTTCGGATTGTTATCAGCTTTGTTGTTCGTTTTTTCACATTCGTTAATCCCTAGCATTTTGGCACATTTAATTTACAATTCTCCTCATGTAATAAATAACATGCTTAACATCTTGAACAACTTTAAAACCCATAAAAGTATTAAGGAGCCGTAA
- a CDS encoding ABC transporter ATP-binding protein, with translation MDKIIEIKNLVRDYTSSGFLRKKKESIRAVNDLSLDIYRGEVFGLLGPNGAGKTTTIKILTTLLAPTSGEVRVLGYRPFGEEKKIRPYINFIYGGERNLYWRVSARDNLSYFSDLYKIDHRQKKKRIEELLDMVGLTDRADEKVENYSKGMKQRLQIARGLVNDPEILFLDEPSIGLDPLGAKDLRDIIKKLSKNGKTIVLTTHYMYEADELCNRIAIVNKGSVVALDSPDNLKKVNIDLSVIEISIVNNVRLDFSSFIDHAHIHYIKQDYSENLLILRIQTNNPSIALNDLMPFLKGTIIVNIETKKASLEDVYVNYVRE, from the coding sequence ATGGATAAGATTATCGAAATTAAAAATCTTGTGAGAGATTATACAAGCTCTGGTTTTTTGAGAAAGAAAAAAGAGTCGATAAGGGCCGTAAATGATTTAAGTCTGGATATTTATCGGGGAGAAGTCTTCGGATTGCTTGGTCCAAATGGAGCTGGGAAAACTACTACAATTAAAATTTTGACAACTTTACTGGCGCCAACTTCTGGGGAGGTACGTGTGTTAGGGTATCGCCCATTTGGGGAAGAGAAGAAAATTAGGCCTTATATTAACTTTATTTATGGAGGAGAGAGAAATCTATACTGGAGAGTTTCCGCAAGAGATAATTTGAGTTATTTCTCCGATTTGTATAAAATAGACCACCGTCAAAAAAAGAAAAGAATTGAAGAACTCCTCGATATGGTTGGCTTGACGGACAGAGCAGATGAGAAAGTGGAGAACTATTCTAAAGGAATGAAACAACGATTACAGATTGCCCGCGGGCTAGTCAATGATCCAGAGATTCTTTTTTTAGATGAACCTTCGATAGGATTAGATCCTTTAGGTGCCAAAGATTTGAGAGATATCATTAAAAAACTTTCGAAAAACGGGAAAACAATAGTACTAACCACTCATTATATGTATGAAGCGGATGAGCTGTGCAATCGAATAGCCATTGTTAACAAAGGGAGCGTGGTAGCGTTAGACAGCCCCGATAATCTCAAAAAAGTAAATATAGATTTATCTGTAATTGAAATAAGCATTGTCAATAATGTTCGTTTGGATTTTTCTAGTTTCATTGACCATGCTCATATTCATTATATCAAGCAAGACTATTCAGAAAACTTACTTATCTTGAGAATTCAAACCAATAATCCTTCAATCGCATTGAATGATCTGATGCCCTTTTTGAAAGGAACAATAATAGTCAATATAGAAACAAAAAAAGCAAGCCTGGAAGATGTCTATGTTAATTATGTGAGGGAATAG
- a CDS encoding ABC transporter permease: MENIRVIVASLILHQKQSLSRSTFRFVVLVQPILYSYLLFMMFRNSTSSNVGEQIVLSAGIINLWSSVVFSSAGDIDRERYMGTLELIYSTPSDFRVIFLGKILGNIILGMFSVILSLICVVFVFGIQIQIANYSHFIISSVVTILSFISISLFAATMLTLSRVSGLLMNCLEYPIFILCGISFPISILPEWTRFLSYILPPTWAARLLRESIVSGTHTLFANDLIFMIVLIVFYFLISILLFKYIDILIRKRGTLGVF, translated from the coding sequence ATGGAGAATATAAGAGTTATAGTTGCCAGCTTAATCTTGCATCAAAAGCAGAGTTTGTCGAGGTCTACATTTAGATTCGTAGTGTTAGTTCAACCGATACTTTATTCCTATTTATTATTTATGATGTTTCGAAATTCAACCAGTTCGAACGTTGGAGAGCAAATAGTTCTAAGCGCAGGAATAATTAATCTATGGAGCTCTGTTGTTTTTTCTTCTGCAGGAGATATTGATAGAGAAAGATATATGGGAACTTTAGAATTGATCTATTCAACTCCGAGTGATTTTCGAGTTATTTTTTTAGGGAAGATCCTTGGAAATATAATACTAGGCATGTTCTCAGTAATCTTAAGTTTAATCTGTGTGGTTTTTGTTTTTGGTATTCAAATTCAGATTGCGAATTATAGCCATTTTATTATTTCGTCTGTTGTTACAATATTATCGTTTATATCCATATCTTTATTTGCAGCAACCATGTTAACCCTATCCCGCGTTTCAGGACTTTTGATGAATTGTCTGGAATATCCAATATTTATTTTATGTGGAATCTCTTTTCCCATTAGTATTCTTCCTGAGTGGACTCGATTCTTGTCTTATATATTACCTCCTACTTGGGCTGCACGACTATTAAGGGAAAGCATTGTGTCTGGTACCCATACACTTTTTGCAAATGACTTAATTTTCATGATAGTTCTAATTGTTTTTTATTTTTTAATTAGCATTCTGCTCTTTAAGTATATTGATATTCTGATTAGAAAAAGAGGCACATTAGGGGTGTTTTAA
- a CDS encoding ABC transporter permease: MNSIFLRFVRQSVISYKALYGIMDIKTFILIKLINPLFQITFFVLLTRYIYNTDDLSPWVISNAILLSCSNALFGVGFIMIQERRFGTLKLVLITPANKFFVYIGRTFIHVVDAILTVGFGLLFGYVAFGVQFNNTNPLALIVALLITVFASVGFGLMLGSVGTIIPDLNLVMNFCYFLLLILSGAQFPISQLPDILQKVSYVIPLTRGIEAVRLIVQGARIIDVSSLLIGELFLGIIFFIAGYFFMRLFEKISIVRASLDIY; this comes from the coding sequence ATGAACTCGATATTTTTAAGATTTGTACGCCAGTCTGTAATATCCTATAAAGCTCTTTATGGAATTATGGATATAAAAACATTCATTTTAATAAAACTCATAAACCCACTCTTTCAAATTACTTTCTTTGTTCTGCTAACCAGATATATATATAACACAGATGATTTATCCCCTTGGGTAATAAGCAACGCAATTTTGTTAAGCTGCAGCAATGCTTTATTTGGAGTGGGTTTTATTATGATTCAAGAAAGAAGATTTGGAACATTAAAATTAGTTTTAATTACTCCCGCTAACAAGTTTTTTGTCTATATAGGCAGAACGTTCATTCATGTAGTGGATGCTATTTTGACAGTTGGTTTTGGATTGCTTTTTGGCTATGTTGCTTTCGGTGTGCAATTTAATAACACTAACCCACTGGCATTGATTGTTGCTTTGTTGATTACTGTATTTGCTTCTGTTGGTTTTGGATTAATGCTTGGTTCCGTTGGAACAATAATTCCGGATTTGAATTTAGTGATGAATTTTTGCTATTTTTTATTGCTAATACTTAGCGGTGCACAATTTCCTATCAGTCAGCTTCCAGACATTCTGCAAAAGGTATCGTACGTCATTCCCTTGACTAGAGGAATTGAGGCAGTTCGCTTGATCGTTCAGGGAGCACGAATTATTGATGTTTCCAGCTTGTTAATAGGCGAACTTTTTTTAGGTATCATTTTTTTTATCGCAGGGTATTTTTTTATGAGATTATTCGAAAAAATATCTATAGTAAGAGCTTCTTTGGATATTTATTAG
- a CDS encoding PqqD family protein, with the protein MEITYKKNLNFRVRMIAKQVLLFGESSAYQLNDTGNLIWNELDSVKTIDEILNSIKSQYEDLSVNYEKDVLEFLDFLLGINAIKISN; encoded by the coding sequence ATGGAAATAACTTATAAAAAAAATCTGAACTTTCGAGTCAGAATGATAGCTAAACAGGTTTTGTTGTTTGGTGAATCTTCTGCTTATCAACTTAATGATACTGGGAATTTAATCTGGAATGAATTAGATAGTGTGAAAACTATTGATGAGATTCTGAACTCTATAAAATCCCAATATGAAGATTTATCTGTAAATTATGAAAAGGATGTACTTGAATTTCTTGATTTTTTGTTGGGAATAAATGCAATCAAAATTTCAAATTAA
- a CDS encoding nucleoside-diphosphate kinase: protein MLKPDALERNLVYPIFNILLQSGLILSALNLTVATSKIITQHYNKQIVIGGQHSLDRMNDYYIGKPVLVSIFEGDGAINKARKMIGNTDPAKSSPGTIRGDWGIDSFEAADYEHRSCRNLIHGSDTLDNSIREIKLWFPDYPIENYVSTQGEK from the coding sequence ATGCTTAAACCGGATGCCCTAGAAAGAAATCTTGTATATCCTATCTTCAATATATTGCTGCAAAGTGGATTAATTCTCTCTGCCCTGAATCTTACAGTGGCTACTTCTAAAATAATAACTCAGCATTATAATAAGCAAATCGTTATTGGTGGCCAGCATTCATTAGATAGAATGAATGACTATTATATTGGTAAACCTGTTCTTGTTTCAATATTTGAGGGAGACGGGGCTATTAACAAGGCTAGAAAAATGATAGGTAATACTGACCCTGCTAAATCATCTCCTGGTACCATTCGTGGAGATTGGGGAATAGATTCATTTGAAGCAGCTGATTATGAACATCGAAGCTGTAGAAACCTCATACATGGTTCAGACACTTTGGATAATTCAATAAGAGAAATAAAATTATGGTTTCCAGACTATCCGATTGAAAACTATGTATCTACCCAAGGAGAAAAGTAA
- a CDS encoding methyltransferase domain-containing protein, with protein MNIEYRFSQVEYEQYLHSLKQYFNELEIECEQNSDHIYFQITRQYATELQAYLGDKLFSKSSNQKSILSSSDRRATKYLDFVEAYRLVRYQYSRYGQFKRSYTEAVYSSFIAEVLRYMHEHVHSPLHIMDAGCGPSRLSYEFSTIFHNAQIDLIDYSIINLFFAWRLISSGKDVSVPYRIFNDNWKEDGDDTGLLHIKAKNNTNTNLIIADLSSLQWKQPIALYDLVVSNHALNLLHNPKQVIESLIDQVKTGGFIIISDLLGWKENRPKARREFPDGKAFYHFFNNNSRIKVIEYFSGGPYCEEVNSERIDTYVNHFIVLQKL; from the coding sequence ATGAATATAGAGTACAGATTTTCACAAGTGGAATATGAACAATACCTACATTCATTGAAACAATATTTTAATGAACTGGAAATAGAGTGCGAACAGAATAGCGACCATATCTACTTTCAAATTACACGGCAGTATGCAACTGAACTTCAGGCTTATCTCGGAGATAAATTATTCAGCAAGAGTTCAAATCAGAAATCGATATTGTCTTCCAGTGATAGAAGGGCCACAAAATATCTTGATTTTGTTGAAGCCTATAGGTTGGTGAGATATCAATATTCCAGATATGGACAGTTTAAGCGTTCTTATACGGAGGCTGTGTACTCTTCTTTTATAGCTGAAGTATTACGGTATATGCATGAGCATGTACATTCCCCGCTGCATATTATGGATGCAGGCTGTGGGCCTTCCCGGCTTTCATATGAATTTTCAACTATTTTTCACAATGCACAAATTGATTTAATTGATTATTCCATTATCAACTTATTTTTTGCTTGGAGGCTCATCTCCAGCGGTAAGGATGTTAGTGTTCCTTATCGAATCTTTAACGACAATTGGAAAGAAGATGGCGATGATACTGGATTATTGCATATCAAAGCCAAGAACAATACCAATACCAATTTGATAATAGCCGATTTATCCAGCCTGCAATGGAAACAACCAATAGCTCTATATGATTTAGTAGTTTCAAACCATGCGCTAAATTTGTTGCACAATCCTAAACAAGTAATCGAATCACTAATTGATCAGGTGAAGACGGGAGGGTTTATAATTATCTCCGATTTATTGGGCTGGAAAGAAAATAGGCCTAAGGCCCGAAGAGAATTTCCTGATGGCAAAGCTTTTTATCATTTTTTCAATAACAACAGCAGAATCAAAGTAATCGAATATTTTTCTGGAGGTCCCTATTGTGAAGAGGTTAATTCAGAAAGAATAGATACTTATGTGAATCATTTTATTGTGTTACAAAAACTATAA
- a CDS encoding B12-binding domain-containing radical SAM protein — translation MPLTLDPGKVSADPKLITLTFVWPQEPWNPTSLFKHIVYLCETAGYIHNIANVHIIDLSVTQMLKKEISNLFKKSDYVCIPLEAYTVRNAVKLKNLIKQTSDAKVVVYGTIVPMNPELFAEHFDIVISTGHWYRAIKKLVQEPEEFNKYLHEGIYCKAEPMTPEEWTLPPQEIMPMKHYLKVAPTQYDIGVQIGCTFNCSFCAEKALIPESVIYSRPPEQIRDFIKNNPEDAIYYINATTFTQDREWAKQVCELLSELNPLRKWRTVTRIDRIDQEIIGLMKKSGCYKIGFGIETLSKPLQRSIRKSYDESKLKESLLMVKDSGIIPRCFLILGLPGQTAEDVHYTQQFIEDLDIEYRWKEYVPFQKISQIKTLEEFELFERTDYFGYEIPGLSKEEYIRLLSVER, via the coding sequence ATGCCTCTTACATTAGACCCCGGTAAGGTATCAGCTGATCCAAAATTAATAACTCTGACATTTGTCTGGCCGCAAGAACCCTGGAATCCAACTAGTCTTTTTAAACATATTGTATATTTATGTGAAACCGCAGGATATATCCATAATATTGCAAATGTTCATATTATCGATTTGAGCGTTACACAGATGCTAAAGAAAGAGATATCAAATCTTTTTAAGAAAAGTGATTATGTTTGTATTCCACTAGAGGCATATACTGTTCGAAATGCTGTGAAGCTTAAAAATTTAATTAAACAAACAAGCGACGCCAAGGTAGTGGTGTATGGAACAATTGTACCAATGAATCCAGAGTTGTTTGCAGAACACTTTGATATTGTCATATCTACAGGACACTGGTATCGGGCAATTAAAAAGTTAGTTCAGGAACCCGAAGAATTCAATAAATACTTACACGAAGGGATCTATTGCAAAGCCGAACCAATGACTCCGGAAGAATGGACATTACCACCACAAGAGATTATGCCTATGAAGCACTATTTAAAGGTCGCTCCTACTCAATATGATATTGGGGTTCAAATTGGCTGTACGTTTAACTGTAGTTTTTGTGCAGAAAAAGCGCTAATTCCAGAATCAGTCATTTATTCTAGACCGCCAGAACAGATTCGCGATTTTATTAAAAATAATCCGGAGGATGCCATATATTACATCAATGCTACAACGTTTACCCAGGATAGAGAATGGGCTAAACAAGTATGCGAATTACTATCGGAACTCAATCCCCTTCGCAAATGGAGAACTGTTACTCGAATTGACAGAATTGATCAAGAAATCATTGGATTAATGAAAAAATCCGGCTGCTATAAAATCGGCTTCGGTATTGAGACTCTGTCAAAGCCGTTACAAAGGTCTATTCGAAAATCATATGATGAGTCTAAGTTAAAAGAATCTTTGCTTATGGTGAAGGATTCCGGGATCATTCCAAGATGTTTTTTGATATTAGGATTGCCTGGTCAAACTGCCGAAGATGTTCATTACACACAACAGTTTATTGAAGATCTGGATATAGAGTACAGATGGAAAGAATATGTGCCTTTTCAAAAAATATCTCAAATCAAAACTTTAGAAGAATTCGAACTATTTGAAAGAACAGACTATTTCGGCTATGAGATTCCAGGACTATCCAAAGAGGAATACATAAGGCTGCTGTCTGTGGAGAGGTAG
- a CDS encoding HAD family hydrolase, with protein sequence MSNIGYAFDLHDTLVFSSAAWDKAFTKSVSEENKKSLSLLLKNKVSRKQIAKLFQLDFVEIEESYREGLTINPKVFNLILQLKAVYYPVLLISNAKLHRVNADLDRLNLVELFDKVYTFEDGKKPDYSYINNIITEQQLDLLIMVGNNEQEDVFHHPKVLNLLIQDLHVRTDNNEPNRVLS encoded by the coding sequence TTGTCTAATATAGGATATGCATTTGACCTGCACGATACGTTGGTTTTTTCATCAGCTGCATGGGATAAAGCCTTTACAAAGTCTGTAAGTGAAGAGAATAAGAAATCTTTGTCGCTTTTATTAAAAAATAAAGTCTCAAGAAAACAAATAGCAAAATTGTTTCAATTGGATTTTGTGGAAATTGAAGAGAGTTATCGAGAAGGGCTTACTATAAATCCAAAAGTCTTCAATTTAATTTTACAGTTAAAGGCTGTTTATTATCCAGTTCTTCTTATTTCTAACGCCAAGTTGCACAGAGTTAATGCGGATTTAGATAGACTTAATTTAGTTGAATTATTTGATAAAGTCTATACATTTGAAGATGGGAAAAAGCCGGATTATTCATATATAAATAATATTATTACAGAGCAGCAATTAGATTTATTAATAATGGTAGGGAACAACGAACAAGAGGACGTTTTCCATCATCCGAAAGTATTAAATTTATTAATCCAAGATCTCCATGTTAGGACGGATAATAATGAACCTAATAGAGTTTTGTCATAA
- a CDS encoding DUF1450 domain-containing protein gives MNLIEFCHNNLQVTGAWRIKDRLSLSNGELVKVYDCMGYCFDCPDTSYAIVNQKMILDKDLDMLYSKVLNEISNRT, from the coding sequence ATGAACCTAATAGAGTTTTGTCATAATAATCTCCAAGTAACAGGGGCTTGGCGAATCAAAGATAGATTAAGTTTGAGTAATGGAGAACTGGTCAAAGTGTACGATTGTATGGGCTATTGTTTTGACTGTCCGGATACTTCTTACGCTATTGTGAATCAAAAAATGATCCTTGATAAGGATCTTGATATGCTGTATTCAAAAGTATTAAATGAGATTAGCAACAGAACGTAG